A region of the Nocardia nova SH22a genome:
CCCATCGCGCGCTGCTAGCGGAAGAAGCGCGCCCGGTTCTCGTCGAGTTCGCCGCTCAGCACCTTCACCGCTACCGTGCGATCCACCGCCGGTTGGGTACAGCGGAACACCTGCCCGAAACCACCTCGTCCGATCTCCTCGGCGTCGGTGAAACCCGCAGAAAGCAACTCCGTGACGATATCGGCACCACCATCACGCTGCGTCTTGAACGGATCGCTCTCGACCATCGACTACTCGTCAACTTCTGCCGGCAGGTACCCCTCAGAATATCCCTGATTCCGCCGCCGGTGCCCGCCCGCCGCCGGTCAGAATCCGGCCTCCTCGAGGTCCATCACGGTCGCGTCGGTGGCGGAGACGACTGCGAGTTCCGCGGTGACGTGCGGGAGCACGGAGTTGGCGAAGAACGAGGCCACCGCGACCTTGCCCGCGTAGAACGCGGTGTTCTGCCCGGCTTCGATTGCGGCGACAGCTGTTTCGGCGGCGACGATGAGGCGCCAGGCCACCAGCAGATCGCCGACGGCGAGGAGGCATCGGACGGCGTTGAGGCCGATCTTGTACACCTCGCGAGGCTCTTCGACAGCTTCCAGGAGATGGGTGGTGAGCCTGCCGATGATCTCCCGGACGTCTTCGAGAGCGTGGGAGAGCAGCGTCTTCTCGTTCTTCAGCCGTCCGCGGTCGGAGTCGGATTCGGCGGTGGCGCGGACTTGTCCGAGTACGTGCGCGAGCGCAATCCCGTTGTCGCGGGCGATTTTCCGGAAGAAGAAGTCTTGCGCCTGGATAGCCGTGGTGCCCTCGTAGACGGAGTCGATCTTGGCATCACGGATGTACTGCTCGATCGGATAGTCCTGGAGGTACCCGGAACCGCCGAAGGTTTGCAGGGATTCGGTGAGGTACTGGTAGGCGCGTTCGGAGCCCACACCTTTGACGATGGGCAGCAGCAGGTCGTTGACCCGCGCGGCGAGATCGTCGTCGGCGCCGGAAATGTGCCGGGCGACCACGGGATCCTGGTGGCCGGCGGTGTAGAGGTAGATCGATCGCAATCCCTCGGCGTAGGCCTTCTGCATCATCAGCGAACGGCGCACATCGGGGTGATGGATGATGGTCACCTTCGGCGCCGCCTTGTCGGCGGCCCGAGCCGGATCGCTGCCCTGCACACGGGTTTTCGCGTAGTCGAGCGCATTGAGGTATCCGGTGGACAATGTCGCGATGGCCTTGGTGCCGACCATCATCCGGGCTTCTTCGATGACCTGGAACATCTGGGCGATTCCGTTGTGGACGTCTCCCACCAGGTAGCCGACCGCGGGGATGCCGTGGCCGCCGAAGGTCAGCTCGCACGTGGCCGAGGCTTTGAGACCCATTTTGTGTTCGACGTTGGTGACGAAGACACCGTTGCGTTCGCCCGGCTCGCAGGTGTCGTGGTCGAAGTTGAATTTGGGGACGATGAACAGGCTCAGTCCCTTGGTGCCGGGCCCGGCGCCGGCGGGGCGGGCCAGCACCAGGTGCATGATGTTTTCGAACAGGTCGTCGGAGTCGGCGGAGGTGATGAAGCGCTTGACGCCCTCGAGGTGCCAGGAACCGTCGTGCTGTTCGGTCGCTGTGGTGCGGCCGGCTCCGACGTCGGAGCCGGCGTCCGGTTCGGTCAGCACCATCGTCGCGCCCCAGTTGCGCTCGACCGCTTTCGCGGCCCATCGCCGCTGGTGCTCGGTACCGATGCCGGCGAGGACGTCCGCCATCATCGGGCCGCTCAGGTACATGTAGGCCGCGGGCTGGGCGCCGAGGATCAGTTCGTTGATCGCCCAGGCCAGCATCGACGGCGCGGGCACGCCGCCGATCGGCTCGCTCTTGGCCACGCGCCACCACTGCGCGTCCTGCCATGCGCGAACGGACCGCTTGAACGGCTCCGGGATCCGTACCGAGTGCGAGTCGCTGTCGAAAACCGGTGGGTGGCGGTCTGTTTCGGCATACGAGTCGGCCACCGGCCCTTCGGCCAGGCGGGCGGCCTCGGCCAGCATCGTGCGTGCGGTCTCGCCGTCCAGATCGCCGAAGGCGTCGGTATCGAGGACCGCGCTCAGGCCGTACACCTCGAACAGGGTGAATTCGAGGTCGCGAACGTTGCTTTTGTAATGGCCCACCGGACCGTCACCTCTCGACTGGCCCGCCGCCGGGGCGGGCAGGAATGGTCCCGACGCCATCGCGAGCGCGGCCGCAGTGGCGATCGGGTTGTCTGTCTTGCCGTTTCTATCGGGCGGGGGTGGTCGCCGGGTCGGGGGCGGTGACCTGGTTGGTGAAGTCGATCAGGGCGGCGATGCCGACCGGCACGCCGACCAGGATGATCCCGGCCGCGGACCCCAGGGCGGCGCCCACCGCGGCACCGGCGAGACATCCGCCGAGCGCGCCCGCGAAGAAGACGGGGAAGGTGACCGTTCCCACGGTCAGCGCCCCCGCGACACAGCCCAGCGGTACGCCGATGAGTGTCCCGATCAAGGTGCCGACGCTGATCGCCAAACCGAATTCTGTTGCGGCCGTGGCCATCGCGTTCTGGAACTGTGCCTCGGACGCCACCGGGCGCGGCAGCTCGACCGGAGTGGCGGGCCGGGCCGAAGCGGGGTCGGTGCCGGGGGTCAGGATCGCGGTGTTGCCGTCGATCCGCGCCGCGATGGGCCAGTCCTTGTCGTCCTTGCGGTAGGTGAGCGGGAACCCGGCGGCGAGGTTTCCCTGGGCGTCGAGCACCTGGAACTGGTTGCCGCGCACCGTGAGTGAACCGCTGTCGGTGCTGACCCGCACCGATCCGTCGACGATGCTCGAGGTGTAGTGGATGCCCGGAAGGATATCTGTGCGGATACTCGAGTTCGGGGGAGTTGCCGGGTTCGCGGGTGCGGGTTCGGCGCAGGCGACACCGGTGGTCAGGCCGACGGTGAGTGCGGTGAGACAGGTGGTCGCGACCAGCTTGTTGATTATCATGGCATCCGATTTCTATTGTGCGGATCGTTCTTTCGAGGATCTGCCGGTTCAGCACCGGCGCCGGATGCCGAGCAGCGCGGGTACCGCGAGCAGGGCGGCGGCGGCTCCGAACGCGTACAGCAGGCGGTAGTTGTTCGGGCCGTCGACGGCGAGGAGCGCCGGCGCCACGAGGGGCGCGACCATCAAAGCGGCAGACTGGGTCAGTACGACGAGGCCGAGGTCGCGGGCCGCGTTCTCCCACGAGGTCATCGTGGATGCCGCCAAGGCCAGCATCTGCCCGAGCAGCAGGCCGTATCCGATGCCGAAGAATACGCAGCCGGTGAGGAATTCGGGGATCGTGCCGACAACGTCCATCACGGTGCATCCGACGGCGACGAAAAGGCCCGCGGCGGCGAACAAGGGCTTGCGCCTGCCGATCCGGTCGGCGAGGCGGCCGCCCAGGGGACTGATGATCGACGCTGTGCCGTTGATGATCAGCGTCGCCTCGAAGACGGTGGGAACCAGGGACGCGTCATCGAGTTTCAGTTCGGTTTGCAGGAAGTAGACCAGGAACGTCGCCACGACTGCCGCACCGAGCGTGATGCCGAAGATGGAGGCCAGGCACCAGGCGAAGTCGGGTGCCTTTCTCGGATCGAAATACAGCGTCCGGGCGAAGTCGCGGACATTGAAGACCGGCCGGACATGTCCCGCGAAATCGGTTTCCCGGAGGATGGCGACGAATATCAGGACGAGACCGGCGCCGAGAGCTGCCGGAATGATCAGTCGCGGGGTCATTCCCGGCGTGATGCGGACGATGAATGTCCCCGCGATGAGACCGACGCCCTGGGCCGCACCTGCGAGACCGGCGACGAAACCCGCGCGCTGCGGCGGAATGGAATCCGCGAGCATGGACCACAACACCGTCAATCCGATGGTGCCGGCCACCGAGACGATGATCCATCCGGCGATGAGTCCGGCGATGGAGCCGGAAACGGCGACGATTCCGTTGCCCACCATGATGCTGGCGGCCGCGACGACCAGCCACGGCCGTCGTCGGCCGAAGCGCGACATGGTGATATCGGCCAGGCGCCCGAAGAACGGGCCCGCGGGCAATGACACGAGAGCGCCGGTGGCCGCGATCGCCGAATAGGCCACGGACGCATGCGCCGGGACGGCCTGCGCGACCCGGAGCGCCAAGGTGATCATGGTCGGGGTCAGAACGGCCGTCCATATACCGAAGATCGCCAGGACATACGTCCAGATGAATGCGGTTCCGGTGTGATTGAGAGTGATGGCCGTGGGCGAAGGGGCGCTGGAGACTGTGGAACCGGTATCGGTCGCGGGTGTGGGCGAATCTTGGGCTGTCATAGCGGTTTCCGAACTGTGGTGAAGATGGGGAATATGTGCGTCACGTCCTGGCACGGTGGTGGCGAGAATGCTCGCGCGAAACACTGCACGGAGTGGTGTGCGGTGAATTCGCAGCCCGTGGACGGCAATCGGCGGGCGTTGGCACGGTGGAAGAGTGGCCTCGATTTCGGGGCCGTTGTGGAGTCCGATTCAGTCGAGCGGCCCGTCGGCGTGAATTGAAAGAGCCTCCGAATCGCCCGTTCGCGAGCTGCTGCGGGCGGCTGCCCGATTGTGCTCATCGAGTGCCCGGTAGCCGTGGTAGTAGGTCGTGACCATGAGCGCCCAGATCGCCAGTGCCGGAATGTAGAACAATGTGTGGTCGGCGTCGTCGCCCGGAATATGGACGAAGTCATAGGTCGACGCGATGATCGCGCCGAGTATCGTCGCGATGAAAACTCCTGTCGCGCAACGCCGTTCACCGATCCGCCACAGCCGGGCGGCGACTGTCACCATGAACACCGCCACAGCGAGATTCAGCGCGAGGTAGAACAGCGACCATGGCAGGCTGACGGGTCGCACGTCGATCGTTCGCCACAGCCCCACCACGGTCGCTGCCCCGAAGGCGGCGGCCTCGACCACGAGCGAGGCGCGGTACCCGCGGGTCACCGCCATCATGCCGAGAACGAATACCAGCGTCATGCCGAACGAACGCGAGAACGCGTCGAAGAACACCATCAGGTGGTAGCTCACGCTCGAATGATCGATCCCGGTGGCGGCCAGGAAGAGAACGTTCGTGCCCGATATCCCGATCACCAGCCATTCGAGACCGAGCAGGTAGTTGCGGTAGCGGCGAATGATCCGCACCCCGTAGTAGAGGCCGGCTGCCGACATCCAGATATCGGTGGCCAGCAGCAACACCATTGCGAGCGTATTCATCGGGAATTCCTTCGATTCAACAGAATTCGGTATTCGCCGGGTCCGCGGGATCGAGCCCGGTTATCGAGATGTATCCGTGGTCCGGGCGTTTTTCGCGCAGCACGGGGATGGGTGCGCCGCACCGCATCGAGCACAGGCGCGACGCGGACCGGTTACGGCGGCGCGGTGAACGAGCAGCGTGGAGGCCATCCGTTCGGCGGCGGACCCGTCCGCGTCGCGGCTGGGGATCGGTGCTTGTTCGCGCTATGCGGAACGGGCGCAGACCTGCTGCAGGACTCGCTCGAGGCGCGAGGCCGTCTCCTGGATGTCGGCGAGCGTGTGCGCGGTGCTGAGGAATATCTTTCCGGACGGCATGAAGACGACACCCGATTCGAGCATCCCGGCCGCGATCTCGGCCCACAGTCCGTCCGTGCCGTGCAGACTCGTGGCCTGATCGCGCGGCACGAACTGCGCGAGCGACCCGACGCGCCGGAGACTGCCGGGCGCGCCGGTCGAAACCAGCACGTCGGTGATCGCCTGCTCGAAGGCGTCGCCCAGATCTTCCAGTTTCTCGAATACGCCCGGCGCGGAGGATAATTCCATCGCGGATTTCACCGCTGCGAGCGCGATCGGGTTGCCGTTGAACGTTCCGGCATGGGTGAGGCCGTGCTCGACCAGATCGATGATGTCCGCACGACCGACGACCGCACTCTGCGTGAACCCACCGGCGATCGCCTTGCCGAACACCGAGAGATCCGGGCGGACACCGAACCTTTCGGCAGCGCCGCCGCGTGCTATCCGGAATCCGGTGATGACCTCGTCGAAGATCAACACGACCCCGTGCCGGTCGCACAGGCTGCGCAGGGTTTCGAGGAAGCCTGGTTCCGGTGTGAGCACCCCGGCGTTGCTCATGACCGGGTCGACGAGCACGGCGGCGATTCGGCGCTCTTCAGCGTGAGCCAGCAACTCGGCGATGCCGGCGGTGTCGTTGAACCGGCTGATGATCAGATCGGCGTGGGCATTGGGGCTCTGGCCGAGAGCGGCGGGTACGGGCGACTCACCCGTGTCGTCCGCGCCCATGCTCGCGTACACGCTGTCGTGCCAGCCGTGGTAGGCCTTCGCGAACTTGACGATGCGGTGCCGACCGGTTGCTGCTCGTGCGAATCTCAGAGCAACCTGCACGGCCTCGGTTCCGGTATTCGTCCATACGAGACGCTGTGCGCCCGGCACGGATTCGAGTACGGCCTCGGCGGCTTCGTACTCGAGACGATGGCCCATCCCCACGACCTGCATCGAGGTCGCGACCCGTGCCACCGCGTCGATGACGTGCGGGTGGCTGTGGCCGTGGACCAACGGCCCCCAGGCCATCACGTAGTCGAGGTAGCGGTCCCCGTCGAGGTCCCAGAGGTGAGCCCCGTGGCCGCGCTCGACGAAGAGCGGAACCGGCCGCATCGCGGCGCGAAGGCCCGAGCTGACGCCACCGCCGACGCTGCGACGGGTCCGCTCGAATGCGGTTGCGGAGGAGTCGATTCCCATATCTGTCCTTGATGGCTGCGAGCGGGCCTGCCGGAGAAACTCATCGCCTCTCCGGCAGGTCGCGAGGCGAGAGATGTGCCGATCGGCACCTCAGAGCTTCAGGTAGTCCCCGAGCTCGGCGTAGTCCACCTGCCAGAGGCCGGGCGAGCCCTTGGGGTACTGGGAACGGAAACCGAGAATCCGCTGCACCCGCGGCGAGAGCTGCTTCGCGACCTCCATGTCGACGAGGAACGGGTAGGCCTCCTCGCCGGTGAGGAAGCCCAGGTTCAGTGGGAAGGCCAGCCCCCGGCGGTACTCGTCGGTCGTGACGTTCGCTCCGCCGCCGTGCACGGTCTTACCGCTGTAGAAGAACGCGTCACCGGCCTTCATGACCGCGGGGATGGTGTCCTCGGGGGTGCCGCGATCCTCGAAGTCGTCCCAGAGGTGACTGCCCGGGATGACCCGCGTGGCGCCGTTCTCCTCGGTGAAGTCGGTGAAGGCGATCATGAAATTCACGCACACCTCGGGACCTTGCGGGCCCATGCCGACGAACGGATACCAGTTCTCCAGGTCCCGGTGCAGGAACTGAGCCCTGTTCCCGGGACCGATCTCGATGAGCTGCGCCGTGGTCAGCCAGTAAGTACCGGACTCCTCGAGGAACAGGGCGTCGCACAGGTCGTGGACCAGGTCCTGCTCGAGGATCTCCTCGCGGAAGGTCTTGCTGTGCGTGACGAGGTTCGTCAACCGCTTGGTATTGCGGCCGTGGAACTCGGCGACGATCTCGTTCTCGTGCGTCGAACCCGGAGACAGCGCTGCCATGGGCTGCTCGACCTCGGCGTTGAACCGCGCGATCTGCTCCGCCGACAGGAAGTTCTCGATGATCACGCCGCCGTCCTTAGCGACGATGTCGAGAATCTCGGCGAGGGGGGCCGTCGCCGCCACGGATCGTAGAGCGGCCTTGGCTTCGGTAGTCATAACTCTCCATTTCCACGTACGATCAAATGTCTTGATCATCTGATCTGATCGAATGATCTGATTGTGTGACGCGCCACACCTCGTGTCAAGAAGAAATGGAAGACTTGTCCGAAAAATCGTGTTTGTCGTCACTCGCGCGAGGGTGTGCGCGCCAACGTGAAGCCGTGATCTGTACGCTTGACTTGATCAAACAATCAGTGCGCCGAGGTGCGCCAATGAGCGAATGAGGTGAATCGGTTTGGCTCACGTGTCGACGGAGGACCGCTCCGTGCAGTTCATCGATGCGGCGGTCCGAGTCATCGCCGAGCGCGGGGTCGCGAGCGCGACGACGCGCCGGATCGCCGAAGCGGCCGACGCGCCCCTGGCCTCCCTGCACTACTGCTTCCGAGACAAGGACGGCCTCTTCCTCGCCGTCTTCGAGCACCTCGCCGCCGAAATCACCAAGCAGTTCACCTCCATCGAGCCGGGCGAGCTCGAGGCGACCGCGGCGGAAGTCGTCCGGCGTTCGGTGCGCTGGCTGATGGACCATCCGGACTACGCGCTGGCGGAGATCGATCTGTACATGTGGATGACCCGTCATCGGCCGGCGCTGGCGAAGGAGTCGTACGACGTCTTCCTGCGGGCGGTCACCGACGTGCTGCAGCGTGCGGCGGGGCCGGGCGCGCGCACGGAGGCCATCCGGAATCTCGGCTCGGTGCTGATCGGCGCCACCGACGGACTGGTGTTGCAGTGGGCCTCGGATCGCGATCGGGCGCGGGCCGACGCCTTCGCCGATGTGCTCTGCGCGGGGATCCCGGCCATGTGCAGCGGGATTCGGGGGTAGTCCGCGTCCCGACTGCGCGGAAGCGGTTCATCGAGATGCCGCGTTCCCTGATGCCGATCGAAGCCGAGCAGGCCGGGCTTCGGACGAGGGCGTCGTACCCGCTGAGTGGCGACATCGGCCGGACCCGAAGCTCGTGATCGTGCGCTTCGGGTCGCGGTGTCGACGACGGTCGGGACGAGGCCGCCGGTATGTATGAGAAAGCTTCTGGCAGAAGGGGATCGGGTTCAGGTCTCGCGATCGCGGCCCGCAACCTCCGGGGCCGGGGAATGCTCCTCGGCGGCTCGGGCTCGCAGCAGGTACTTCTGGGTCTTGCCCGTCGACGTCTTGGGAAGCGGACCGAAGAGAACCTTGCGCGGAGCCTTGTAGCGCGCCAAGTTCCGTTTGACGTGCTCCACGAGTTCCTCGGCCGTCGCTCCGGCTCCGGGCGCGAGATGCACGAATGCGACAGGGATCTCGCCCCAGCGGGGATCGGCGGTGCCGACGACCGCCGCCTCGAGCACAGCGGGGTGCTCGGCGAGGACATGCTCGACCTCGACGCTGGCGATGTTCTCACCCCCGCTGATGATGATGTCCTTGCTCCGGTCGCGCAGTTCGATGTACCCGTCGTGGTGGCGCACCGCGAGATCGCCGGTCCGGAACCAGCCGTCCGGAATCGCCTCCCGGGTGGCGGCCTCGTCGCCGAGGTACCCGAGCATGACGTTGTTGCCGCGCAGTGCGATCTCACCGACCGTCCTGCCGTCGGCGGGTACGTCCCCGCCGGACTCGTCGACCACTCGCGGCGGCAGTGACACGATGTTGCCGACTCCTTGTCGCGCCTTCAGCCGGATCACGGACTCCTCGTCGAGGCCCTCCCACTCGGGCACCGGCTCGCAGATGAGCGCGGGACCGAAGCTTTCGGTCAGCCCGTAGAGGTGCGTGATGTCGAATCCGAGGCGCGCCATCCGGCGCAGCACCGCCGGAGCGGGCGGCGCACCTCCGGTGCCCACCGACACGGCGCGCGACAGCATCGAGGCATCGTCGAAATGCGCGATCATGTCGAGCACGGCAGGGGCACCGTTGAGGCAGGTGACCCGCTCCCGCTGGATCAGTCGCCATATCTCGGCGGGCTCGACCTTGGGCAGGCATACATGCGTGCCGCCCGCCGCCGTGACGGCCCAGGTGAAACACCAACCGTTGCAATGGAACATGGGCAGTGTCCACAGGTGGACGGAATGCGGACCCAGCGCGAAATGGCTCGCCATGGCCAGCGACTGCAGATACGCGCCGCGATGGTGGTACATGACCCCCTTCGGCGCCCCCGTGGTGCCGGAGGTGTAATTGATTGCCAGCAGCGAGCTTTCGTCGGTGATCTGTTCCCGGCAGGGTTCGGCGCGCGCGATCAGCTTCTCGTAGTCGGAGCCGGCGCATCCCGAGCCGATGACCACCGGGGGCCGATCCAGGGCGTCGCAGACCTCGCGAACCAGGCTCGCGTACCGGGCATCGCAGACGATCACCCCGCTACCCGAATGCTCCAGGATGTAGGTCAACTCCCGGATCCCGAGTCGAGTGTTGAGGGCTACCAAGGGAACTCCCGCCCAGGGCACGCCGTAGTGGGCTTCCAGAAGTTCGTGGGTGTTGGGCGCGAGTACCGCCACCGGCCGCCCGGCGGCGATCTCTCGCAGCCCGCCCGCGAGTCGTCGGCACCGGTCGCGGAATTCGGTGTAGGTCCAACGTGAGTCGCCGTCGACGACCGCGATGCGGGAGCCGTGTGCGGCTGCGGCCCGGTCGAGGAACGCCGTGGGCGTCATCGCCGCCCAGGCGTGCGTCACCGCGGTCGTATCCGCCTCAGACATAGCGGAGAATGTCGTCGTCGACCGACTCCAGCAGTCCGATGGTCTCGGCATAGTTCTGCGGGTTGAGCCAGGGCTCGTGGTCGCCCTGGGCGGGCATGCGCCGGGCAGCTCGCTGCATATATCCCGACGTCACGCCCGCGGTATAGGGGAGCCGCGGCATGGCGTCGTCGCCAGGCGCCAGGGTGGGGGTGACTCGTCGTGCGCCGACTTCGTCCATATGCGCGAGAACGCGACACAAGAAATCGTCGACCGCTTCGATCCGGAGCGTCCACGACGAGTTCACGAACCCGAAGGCGTAGGTCAGGTTCGGCACTCCGGACAACGCCAGGCCCTTGTAGGTCCAGCAGCGCCCGAAATCGACGATCTCACCGTCGACGTCGAATGTCGCCTCACCGCCCATGACGAGGTTCAGACCCGTCGCCTTCACGATGATGTCGGCGTCGACATGCGTCCCGTCCCGCATCGCCACGCCGGTCGGGGTGAGCCGGTCGATGTGGCCGGTCACCACGTCGGCGGATCCGTCGCGGATCGCTCGGAAGAGATCGGCGCCGGGCACCAGGCAGACGCGTTGATCCCACGGTTCGTAGGTGGGAGTGAAATGGGCTTTGCGGACCTCGATTCCGACGACATCGTCGATGGCATCGAAGATCGCCTTCTTGAACTCCTGCGGGTGCTGCCGGGCGTAACGGTAGGTCTCCTGCTGGGCGTGCAGATTACGCAGACGGATCTGATTGAATGCGGCCTCGGACCCCACCTCCTCCCTCAATCGCTCGGCTTCGGGATCGACGGCAGGCGCGATGGACACGTAGGTGGGCGACCTCTGGACCATGGTCACCTTCGACGTCTCGCCCGCGAGGCTGGGAACGAGCGTGATGGCGGTGGCGCCCGACCCGATCACCGCGACCTTGCGGTCCCGGTAGTCGAGGTCCTCGGGCCACTCCTGTGGGTGGACCACTTGGCCTTCGAACGAATCCTCGCCGGGCAGTTCGGGATTGAACCCGCCGCGGTAGCTGTAGTAGCCGGTGGCGAGGTGGAGGAACCGGCAGCGCAGCTGGGTGTCACCGTTCGCGTCGCGCAGTCCCAGGGTCCAGATGTCGTCCGCGCTGCTCCACGACGCGGAGATCAGACGGGTTCCGAACCGGATCTTCTCGGTGATGCCGAACTGATCGGCGGTCTCCCGCAGGTAGTTCTTGATCGCCCCGCCGGAAGCGATCGCCTCTCGTTCGGTCCAGGGCTTGAAGCCGTAGCCCAGCGTGAACATGTCACTGTCGGAGCGTATGCCCGGATAGGTGAACAGATCCCAAGTGCCACCCAGGGATTCGCGCATCTCCAGCACCGCGAAACTCTTGCCGGGACATTTCCGCTGCAGCTCGGCAGCGGCGGCAATTCCGGAAATACCGGCGCCGACGATGACGACGTCGATCTCGGGCGGGCCGTTCAAATCCATCTCCTAATCGTTGAGAGTGCCGACGACGCGTGATCGTCGAGCGGTCGGTGCCGCGGCGGCTGCCGAACGAGCGCTACCGCGCCGCGACCGGTGCCGCGGTGACCTGTGCCTGCGCGACAAGCCACGGGAAGCACGGGTCCAGTTCGACATTGGCTTCGGGATGCCACTGCAGGCCGAGTACCGGGCGGCCGGGCAGCTCGATGGCCTCGACCACGCCGTCGGGGGCACGTCCCGAAACCACAAGACCCGCGCCGGGGCGATCGACCGCCTGGTGATGCCACGAGTTCACTTGTGCCCGTGCCCCGTAGAGCTCCGCGGCGAGGGTTCCCTCGTCGAAGTCGACCGGATGCTCGCGATCCGGTCGCCGATCCGGAACCTCGGCGAGGGAGTAATGCCTGATTCCGTTGTCGCCCAGATCCGGAACCAGCGTGCCGCCGAGCGCGACGTTGAGGACCTGATGGCCGCGACAGATCCCCAGCACCGGAATTCCTCGCGCTATGGCGTGACGCACCAGGGCGATCTCGTAGTCGTCGCGGCGCCGGTCGATCGTCAGTACTTCTCCGCCGGTCGAGTTGGGTGTGGGAGGTGGTCCACCCCAGAGCTCGGGATCGACGTCTTGGCCACCGGTCACCACCAGTGCGTCGACGCGTGCGATGACCTCGGACCCCGCGGACTCGTAGGGGAGGAGAACGGGAATGCCACCGGCCTCGGCGATCTTCATGCCGAACTCGGCCCAGAACATCTCGGCTCGGCAGGCCGCCCACCGGCCGTCCACGCCCAGGAGCGTCGTGGCGGAGATCCGCCGTCCCGTGATGGCGATGACAGGTTTCACGAGTCACCTCCGATCCGCGCGACGACCCGCGTGCCACCCGCGTTGCGCATGAGCTCGAACCCCTCGTTGATCTCGTCCAAACTCACGATCGCCGACAGCATGTCGTCGAGGTTCAGCCGGCCCTGCTCGTAATACCGGACGTAGCCAGGGATGTCGGTCGGGAATTGATTCGATCCCATCAGCGCGCCCTGGAGCCGCTTCTCGAGTAGGAACAGCTCGGAGGCGCGCAGCGATATCGGCTGGCTGTCCGGCACCAGACCGACCACGGTCGCGGTGCCGCCCGGACCCAGCATCGCGAACGCCTGCTCCACGGTGGCGGCGAGCCCGACGGCCTCGAACGAATAGTCGACGCCGCCCTGGGTCAGCTCGCGCACCGCCGCCACCGTGTCGACCGACCCGGCTCGCACGGTCGCCGTCGCCCCGAACTTCACGGCGTCGCTCAACCGGGCCTCGACCGCGTCGACGGCGATGATCTCGCGCGCACCCGCGAGGCGAGCGCCCTGGATCGCCGCGATACCGATGCCGCCGCAGCCCACGACGGCGACCGTCGACCCGGGTTCCACCCGAGCGCTGCGGAACACCGAGCTCAACCCGGTCACGACCGCGCATCCGAGCACCGATGCGGCCGCGAGCGGCATCGTGCCGGGGATGCGCACCGCCGAGTGTTCGTGCACCACCATCGCCTCGGCGAACGCCCCGAGCCGCGCGGTCGGGTGGACGGACTGCCCTCGCGCGTTGACCAGGACGGGCTGCGACCGGCTCCCCAGTGAGCCACGACGGGTACACAGCGTCATCCGGCCGGACAGGCAGAACCGGCATTCGCCGCAATAGATGCTCAAGCAGGTCACGACGTGATCGCCGGGTCGCAGGGTGGCGACCCGATCGCCGACGCTGCGAACCACACCGGATGCCTCGTGGCCCAGGAGGGTCGGGCAGGTGGCCGGCCATGCGCCTTCGATCTCGTGGAGGTCGGAACGGCACAATCCCGCGTATCGCACATCGATGAGCACCTCGTCCGGACCGGGATCGTCCAGGACGAGCGTTTCCAGCTCGAGTTTTCCCGGCGCCGTATTGAGCACGGCGGCGGTGATATTCACCGGCATA
Encoded here:
- a CDS encoding gamma-glutamyl-gamma-aminobutyrate hydrolase family protein, which encodes MKPVIAITGRRISATTLLGVDGRWAACRAEMFWAEFGMKIAEAGGIPVLLPYESAGSEVIARVDALVVTGGQDVDPELWGGPPPTPNSTGGEVLTIDRRRDDYEIALVRHAIARGIPVLGICRGHQVLNVALGGTLVPDLGDNGIRHYSLAEVPDRRPDREHPVDFDEGTLAAELYGARAQVNSWHHQAVDRPGAGLVVSGRAPDGVVEAIELPGRPVLGLQWHPEANVELDPCFPWLVAQAQVTAAPVAAR
- a CDS encoding AMP-binding protein, with product MSEADTTAVTHAWAAMTPTAFLDRAAAAHGSRIAVVDGDSRWTYTEFRDRCRRLAGGLREIAAGRPVAVLAPNTHELLEAHYGVPWAGVPLVALNTRLGIRELTYILEHSGSGVIVCDARYASLVREVCDALDRPPVVIGSGCAGSDYEKLIARAEPCREQITDESSLLAINYTSGTTGAPKGVMYHHRGAYLQSLAMASHFALGPHSVHLWTLPMFHCNGWCFTWAVTAAGGTHVCLPKVEPAEIWRLIQRERVTCLNGAPAVLDMIAHFDDASMLSRAVSVGTGGAPPAPAVLRRMARLGFDITHLYGLTESFGPALICEPVPEWEGLDEESVIRLKARQGVGNIVSLPPRVVDESGGDVPADGRTVGEIALRGNNVMLGYLGDEAATREAIPDGWFRTGDLAVRHHDGYIELRDRSKDIIISGGENIASVEVEHVLAEHPAVLEAAVVGTADPRWGEIPVAFVHLAPGAGATAEELVEHVKRNLARYKAPRKVLFGPLPKTSTGKTQKYLLRARAAEEHSPAPEVAGRDRET
- a CDS encoding Zn-dependent alcohol dehydrogenase, giving the protein MPVNITAAVLNTAPGKLELETLVLDDPGPDEVLIDVRYAGLCRSDLHEIEGAWPATCPTLLGHEASGVVRSVGDRVATLRPGDHVVTCLSIYCGECRFCLSGRMTLCTRRGSLGSRSQPVLVNARGQSVHPTARLGAFAEAMVVHEHSAVRIPGTMPLAAASVLGCAVVTGLSSVFRSARVEPGSTVAVVGCGGIGIAAIQGARLAGAREIIAVDAVEARLSDAVKFGATATVRAGSVDTVAAVRELTQGGVDYSFEAVGLAATVEQAFAMLGPGGTATVVGLVPDSQPISLRASELFLLEKRLQGALMGSNQFPTDIPGYVRYYEQGRLNLDDMLSAIVSLDEINEGFELMRNAGGTRVVARIGGDS
- a CDS encoding flavin-containing monooxygenase — protein: MDLNGPPEIDVVIVGAGISGIAAAAELQRKCPGKSFAVLEMRESLGGTWDLFTYPGIRSDSDMFTLGYGFKPWTEREAIASGGAIKNYLRETADQFGITEKIRFGTRLISASWSSADDIWTLGLRDANGDTQLRCRFLHLATGYYSYRGGFNPELPGEDSFEGQVVHPQEWPEDLDYRDRKVAVIGSGATAITLVPSLAGETSKVTMVQRSPTYVSIAPAVDPEAERLREEVGSEAAFNQIRLRNLHAQQETYRYARQHPQEFKKAIFDAIDDVVGIEVRKAHFTPTYEPWDQRVCLVPGADLFRAIRDGSADVVTGHIDRLTPTGVAMRDGTHVDADIIVKATGLNLVMGGEATFDVDGEIVDFGRCWTYKGLALSGVPNLTYAFGFVNSSWTLRIEAVDDFLCRVLAHMDEVGARRVTPTLAPGDDAMPRLPYTAGVTSGYMQRAARRMPAQGDHEPWLNPQNYAETIGLLESVDDDILRYV